A window of Nitrospiria bacterium genomic DNA:
CAACGGGTATTTTCCGTTTTGGATGAGGATACGGAGCAGAGTTTTTCGACCGGAACTCACATCTTCGGATCTGTACGCGGCGCCGTTGAATATAAAGGCGTTTCTTTCCATTATGAGGGAAGTGATCTGGCGACCTTAAAGGATGTCTGGGTTAGGGCCCAGCCCGGAGAGATCGTTGCTTTGGTGGGCAGTAGTGGAAGTGGGAAAACCACTCTGGTCAACTTACTTCCTCGGTTTTTTGAACCCACCGCGGGAGAAATTATAATTGACAACATCAAAATTCAGGATGCGACTTTGACCTCTTTGAGACAACAAATTGGAATTGTGAGTCAGGAAACCGTGCTCTTTGATGATACGGTGGTTAACAATATTAGTTATGGGGAACAGGGGGTCAAGGAGGAAGCCGTTATACAGGCCGCTCAAGCGGCTTTTGCTCACCCTTTTATTAGTCGTTTGCCGCAAGGGTACGAAACCATGATTGGGGAGCGGGGGGTAAAACTTTCAGGGGGTGAACGGCAGCGTTTGGCCATTGCCAGAGCCCTACTTCGAAATGCTCCCATTCTGATTTTGGACGAAGCAACCTCGGCCCTGGACAGTGAATCGGAATTAATGGTGCAGCAGGCTTTGGTCAACCTCATGAAAAATAGAACCACCTTTGTCATCGCCCACCGCCTTTCTACCATTAAAAACGCAACCCAGATCCTGGTCCTGGATCACGGGCAGATTGTTGAACGGGGGTCTCATGATGAGCTTCTCCAAAGGGGCGGTGTTTATAAACGGCTTTACCAAGTTCAATTTCGGGAAGAGGAAAATTATGCGGAAAATCTCTGATTGGATTCGTTATTACCTCCTTCCGGTTTTGATCTATGGGTTTATTAAAACCGTGGGTGGGTCGATGAGAATCCAAATCGTGGGAGCGGAGCAGGTAAGGGAGAACTGGAAACAGGGGGTTCCTTTTATTCTTTCTTTTTGGCACGGCAGGCAGTTGATGATTCCCTTAGCCTATGAAGGGAAAAATGTTCATATTCTCATCAGCCAACATCGCGATGGTGAACTGATCAGCCGGGTAATGGTTTTTTTTGGGTATCGGACCATCAGGGGGTCAACCACAAAAGGAGCAATTGCCGGTTTAAAGGGGATGGTTCGGGCCATCCGTGGGGGGTCGGATTTGGCCATTACACCGGACGGTCCGAGAGGGCCCCGTTATGTGGTTCAAGGGGGCGTGTTGGAAATGGCCAAGTTGGCCCAAGTTCCCATTTATCCCGTTTCCTTTGGTGCTTCAAAAAAAAAATCCTGGGCTCTTGGGATGGTTTTTTTATTCCTTTTCCTTTTTCCAAGGGGGTATTTATTTGGGGGAAACCTATTTGGGTGCCAAGAGATGTGACACAGGATGCCTTTGATGCCAAACGAAGAGAGCTGGAAATTTCTCTTTCTGAATTAACAAAACAAGCGGATTCTTATTTTGATCCGAAATAACCGGTTGATCCCATTACAAAATAATCCCGCCGGAGTTCCTTTAACGGGAACCCCTTTATCCCGGATGAATTTAGGATGGATGTGAAAGGTCCCGAACCGTTAGAGCAAACCCTATATTTTTTATATAACCTCCTCCTTCTGCTTTTTCTCCCGTTTGCTTTTGGAATCCTTTCCTGGCGTTGGGTGGTTCAGCCATCCTACCGAAAAGGGATATGGGAGCGATTTGGAATCCACCCCAAGGATATTGGAAAAAAGGAAAAAGGGGAGCGGCTTTTTTGGATTCATGCTGTTTCGGTTGGGGAGGTATTGGCCTCCGTTCCGCTGATTCATGCCATTAGGAAAAAATTTCCAAAAGACCGTTTGATTTTGTCAACCGTCACGGTTACGGGCCAGGAAATTGCGCTGCAAAAAATTCCAGAAGTGGATCGGATGATATATTGTCCTTTTGATTTTCCTTGGGCGGTCCAGCGTGTTGTGGAAATTCTTCGCCCCAATTTATTTATATTCTTAGAAACGGAGCTTTGGCCTAATTTACTTCGTTGTTTAAAAAAGAAAGGGGTTGCATCCTTGATGGTGAATGGGAGAATCTCACCCGGCTCGTTTAGGAAT
This region includes:
- a CDS encoding lysophospholipid acyltransferase family protein; this encodes MRKISDWIRYYLLPVLIYGFIKTVGGSMRIQIVGAEQVRENWKQGVPFILSFWHGRQLMIPLAYEGKNVHILISQHRDGELISRVMVFFGYRTIRGSTTKGAIAGLKGMVRAIRGGSDLAITPDGPRGPRYVVQGGVLEMAKLAQVPIYPVSFGASKKKSWALGMVFLFLFLFPRGYLFGGNLFGCQEM